CATTGCCAAATCATATATCGATCAGCTGGATCATACGTATCTGAATGATATTGAAGGGCTGGAAAATCCCACCAGCGAAAATATCGCCATCTGGATATGGCGCAAGCTTGAGCCGCATATCAAAGGGCTTTCGAAGATTGTGGTCAAGGAAAGCCCCACTTCTGGCGCAGTGTACACTGGCAGATAGGTTCAGGACATGCTTTGTCTGGCGGGCAAAACCCGCTGTCACAATATGAATTGGGGTGAAGCTGTCAGGCTGATCTGCGCAAACCTGACTTTTACGGCCTGAATGCTTCAACGCCGGAATTTTGCTGCCCACGTACACGGGTACGTTGCACGCAAAATTCCGGCGCTTTTTTCAAACCGCAAAGCGGGGTCTGGCATCAGCATGGTTGGCGTTGCCCAATAACCAGCCCATCGTGTCGCACTCCGCGCTCGCAAGCAGCCCCTAATCCCAGAACACCCTCGTCATAACTTCACACTTTCCCACCATTCCCGGCTCAAACTGCTTGCCCTCGCCATCACTGATGGTAATGCGCACAGGCACATAAAGCTGCGGGCTGGCTACGGCTTCCTTGCTGGCCGCAACCTCCTTGCTGTTCACACTGGCACCTGCGGGCAGGGACTGCGGTTCGAGCCGGTCATAAATCCGGCCTTCAAGCTTTACATTGTTTTGCAGGCTGACGGCGCACTTTTGCCCGGGCTTGAGGGCATTGGCCGCATCCTGCGTAAAGTAGGCAATGATCCAGAAAGATTTTTGTGCTTCCTTGCCCTCTGGCAGCAACAAGGCCACGGGATCGCCCCGCTGCACGGTCTGCCCCGGCACGGCCAGGCCACGCAGGATGCGCCCGTCCTGCGGCGCGTAGAGGTTGCCGTCCACCACCTGCTGGGGGGCGGCATTCATGGCAGCACCAAGAGCGCCGGTGACATACTGGGGCGCATAGCGGTTGCGCGAGGCCATCTGCTTGTAGCGCAGGGTTTCATCGCGCACGCGGGCCAGTTCCTGATCCATGGCCGCACGCACCAGACTTACCTGCTCAAATTCCACCACGGCCCTTTCCTTGGCCAGCCGGGTCTGCATTTCCGCCTGTTTGGCGGCGGCATAGCGTGATGTCCCCACAGCGTGTTCACCGCCCTGGCTGTCAAGGGTGCGCAGGGCAAGCTGCGCGCGCACGTGCTCTGCCACCCGTTCTTCACGATTTTTTTGTTTGAGGTCTTCTTCGTGCCGCGCCTGGGCTATGCGCTGCGTTATTTCACGCTCGGCTGCCTGCGCCTGTCTGAGCCGTGAAGCCGTTTCTTCCATGCCGGGAGGCCCCGCCATTACCCGCATGCCTGCCACATCCTTTCCGGCCTCAGCCATACGTTTGGCGTATCCGCTGACATCAAGACGGGCAATTACCTGGCCTTTTTTGACGCGGTCGCCCTCGCGCACTGCGACGGCGTCCACCCTGGCGGGAAATTCGGATGAAACGGCGTAAACCATGCCGTCCAGCATGGCCCAGGTGCTTGTAACGCGGCCAGCCTCAATCCACCACCAGGCTCCGGCTGCCAGAAAAACAAGTACCCAAATGGGCAGCAGGCGCAAAAACTGGCGCCCGTGCTTTTTCAGCGGGGCCTCTGGCAAGTGTAAATAAATCGGTTCAGGCATGGCTTGTCCTGTGGTGGAGGTGCATTTTCATGACATTATCATAAAAACATGCAGATACCGTACCATCGTGGCCGCAATGCTCTTTACAAGGCGCACGCAGACGCTTACAAAGTCTGCATTCACGGAGAAAGCGGCTCCCTGCCGTCAAAACTCCGCCAGGGGAGTTGACACACACCATGTTCTTATCGCGAATCTGCGCCCTGCTCTGTCTGGGCTGCCTGCTTGCCGGATGCGGCACTACCCGCCCGGTGGTTGTGGTAGAAAAAGACGAATTCATAAAAATGGCGCATAACATGCCCAAGGAACTGAAGGCACGCAATCTGCTGGACGCGGATGGCTCGTACACGGCCCCCATGTCCTTCAAGGGCCTGAAGGACTACGGCGAGATTTTGTACAACCGTTTGTCGCCCTCGTTTATGCTGCAAAATGACGCTGCGCACGATGTGTATCTTGGCGCTACCTTTGCTGCCACCAAACTGCCCGACAGCCGCGTAAAGCATTTTCCCAACGGTTTCAGCATAGATCATGCCACCCAGAGGCTTAAAGTCAATATGGTTGGTATTGCAGACTGGAACGGGGACGGTCAGGACGAATGGATTGTGTCGTGCTTTGTTGAGCCCAAGCGCGGCGGCCGCACCCGTATCTACTATGTGCTGGTTCCCCCGCCGCTCAATGATGAAGAAAAGCTCAAGGGCACGGTTGCCGCCGTGTACGAATGCTTTGGCCTCTCCTGCACGCTCTATGTGCGCGACAGCAAGGTGATTCAGCGCGATGCGGCCGACCCCCTTGTGCCGCCCACTGAAATCCACGACGTGGTTCCCGGCCTGCAACCCGTGACCACACCGCCCAACAAAAGCGCACCCAAGGGCAGCGGGCTGGAAGAACGCAGCCTGTAAGGGCTGACGCACGCCGCCATCAATCGCATACTATCGCTCAATGGGCCGTCGGTTTCATGAACCGGCGGCCTTTTTTGTATGCCGCTCAAACCAGTTTAAAACGGCAACCCGCAACACGGCCTTCTGGCACATCTATCCAGAGCGTCTGGTGCAAACATTGCCGCCTCGCACCCAGCAGGTGCAGCAGAGTACACAGTCCTATCTACAGCAATGGGGAATTGCCGCAGTGATGTGGAGGCGCTGGCGGTCAGAACAGTTTGCCACGGCTACCCCCTCGCGGGGTGAACATGTTGGCAGCATGCTGCGCAACACCATGCCGTCAGCGCAGGCAACGCAAAAGCTGGCGATACCCCGGCAACCGATTGCATGTCGCACAACGTCCCCGCGCAAAAAAGAACCCCGCCGGGGCAGGGGTTCAGCTCACAAGAGCCTGCTTCCCTGCCCCGGCGGGGCAAAATCACATCAAGCTAAGCTTGTAAAAGCTTACTTGAAGGCCTTTTCAAAGTTGGGCACAACCTGCTTTTTGCGGCTCATGACGCCGGGCAGCCACACGGACTCGCCTTCGGCCTTCACGCCAAAAGCCTTTTCCACCACGGAAGGATCGTCGGAAACGATCAGCATTTCAGAGCCTTCCTTCATGATGTCGGTCAGCAGCAGGAACACGCTGTGACGGCCTTCGCCCTTCACGCGGGCGATTTCGGCCTGCAGGCCAGCCTTGACGGGTTCCAGGATGGAAAGGTCAACCACTTCGAGCTGGCCGATGCCGACCTTGTTGCCGCCCATGTCGAAATCCTTGTAGTCACGGAAGACCAGATCCTTCATGGAGGTGCCTTCAACGGCGCTCTTGACCTTGAACATTTCCATGCCCAGAGCCATCACGTCGCTCACGCCAGCAATCTTGGCCAGTTCTTCAACGGCCTTCTTGTCGGCGGGGGTGCAGGTGGGCGACTTGAAGATAACGGTGTCGGAGAGGATGGCGCACAGCATGCCGCCAGCGATGCCCTTGGAGATTTCCACGCCGTAGAAGTCAAACATGTTCTTCAGCACGGTGCAGGTGCAGCCCACGGGCCAGATCCAGGCTTCGAGGGGAGCAGAGGTGGTCACATCACCAAGCTTGTGGTGATCAGCGATGCCGAGCACACACGCGGAATCCATACCCTTGGGGGCCTGAGCGATGTCAGAGTAGTCCACCAGGTACAGATTCTTGCCAGCCACGTCGGCAACAACCTGAGGAGCGGTAAGGCCGAACTTCTTGAGCACGAATTCGGTTTCAGGCGTGGGCGCGCCCTGAGCGGCAGGGGTAACGTCCAGACCGCGCTTGCTGTACAGGTCGGCGGCGGCAATGGCAGAAATGATGCTGTCGGTATCGGGATTCATGTGACCAATAACTAATGCGGACATGACAGTCTCTCCTTCCGGGATTTGTTCGGGTATGCGGTTCAATCTGACCGCTTTGTTCTCTTTAGCACAAAGTCCTGCTCATGCCAAGGTCTTAGCGCAAAAAAACCCGGCACAGATTGATGAGCTTTTTGCTATGAAAATATAACTTACTTGAATAAAACAATATTTTTAACTTCGTGATTTTTTTATTTTTTGGACGCCTTGGGATGGGCCTTGTCGTAGGCCTCCATAAGGTGCTCAAGACTCACCTGCGTGTATCGCTGGGTGGTGGTCAGCCTGCTGTGACCAAGCAGTTCCTGCACGCTGCGCAGGTCTGCGCCAGCAGTGAGCAGGTGGGTGGCAAACGAATGGCGCAGGCTGTGGGGCGATACCGTAAAATCAAGCCCTGCCCTGCGGCACAGGCGCTCAACAATGCGCGCGGCTTCCCTGCGGTTCAGGCGAGAACCGCGCGAGCCTACAAACAGGGCCGGTTCGTCGGACAAGGCCATGAGGGGGCGTTCGTCGAGCCAGCTTTTGAGTCTCTCGCACGAAGTGTCGGAAAGCGGCGCAAGGCGCTCGCGCGACCCCTTGCCCATGACCCGCAGCACGCGCGATGAAAGCTGCACATCATCTATATTGAGGCCCAGCGCTTCAGATATGCGCAGGCCAGAACCGTACAGCAGCTCGGCCAGCGCCAGATCGCGGCAAAGCAGCCGCTCTGCCTCGGCGCTTTCCACCCCGGTCTGCCCCGGCTTCTGTTCCGTGTCCAGCAGGGCAAAGGTTTCATCCACATTGAGTGCGCGAGGATGGCGCTTTTCCTGCCGGGGGTTGCGCACCTGCGCGGCCACATTCTCTGCCACAGCGCCAGTGCGCTGCTGAAAACGAAAATACGAGCGGGCTGCCGCCAGTTTTCTGGCCATGGAACTTTTGGCGTCGCCAAGGCGGAACAGCCACGCCAGATAGGCCTGAATGTGGCGCTTGGTGACGGTTTCGGGCCTGCCGAGGTCAGCATCCTGCCCACGCAGAAATTCGGCCAGCTGCGCAAGGTCGCTGCCGTAGGCCTTGAGAGTGGCTGACGATGCGCCCTTCTGCACTTCCATCCATACCAGAAAGGCATCGACAAACAGCCTGGCGCGGTCAGGCGCAGGCTGCTTCTGCTGCTGATTCTGCCGCTTGTTCACGACACGGCCTCGTAGCGCGCACCGGGCAGACGCCTCACCTTGCCGAGCATCTCAAGCCCCACAAGGGCGGCGTTGGCCGCAGCGGCACTGATCCCCGCGGCATCGGCCAGAACATCTGCATGGGTGGGGCCGTGCTGGCGCAGATACGCAACCAGATCCGGGCTTTCGCCCGTGCTGGCGGCGTGCTCCGCAGCCGCGCGTTCGCCATCATTGAGCGGCGGCGCTTCTGACGCTGTCGCAGAGGGCGCGGACTCTGTCGAAACAGCCGGAGCAGGATTGGTGATCGCTTGCGGCGCAGAGGGTTTTGCAGCCTGCATTTCTGCGGAAGTTGCTGAGGGGACATCCTCCTGCAAGCCCTGCTCCTGTTCGGGAACGCTCTGCTCGTCTATGCCGAAGGGGCGCAGCTGTTCGGCCAGATCGCGCAGCACATCCTCTGCGCAAAAAACGGCGCGCGCGCCCTGCCGCACAAGATCCTGACATCCCAGGCAATGCGCATCCAGAGCGGGCCCTGGCACGGCGTAGACCTCACGGTTTTGCTCCAGCGCCAGCCGCGCAGTTATGAGGCTGCCCGATCGCTGGGCGGCCTCCACAACCAGCACCCCCAGCGAAAGCCCGCTGATAATGCGGTTGCGGATGGGGAAGTTGCCCGCGTGCGGCACAGTGCCGGGGGCAAATTCAGAAATCAGCAGGCCACGGCGCTCCATGGCGTCAAATGCCACCATGTTATCCGGTGGGTACAGCACGTCAATGCCTGTACCCAGTACGCCGATGCTGCGCCCCACCCGTGCGAGTGCGGCCTCGTGGGCAACCCTGTCGATGCCAAGGGCCATTCCCGAAACAATGGCAATGCCGCAGGCCGAAAGGCAGCGGGCCATGTATTCGGCCACAGATCTGCCATGCCGGGTGGCCTTGCGGGAACCCACCACGGCAAAACCCGGAGACTGCAACAGAGAAAGATCACCCCGGCAATAGAGCACAAGGGGCGCATCAATAATGGAGCGTAAAAGCGCGGGATATTCAGGGTCTGTCCACAGAACTATGGATGCGGAAAGATCGCGGGAGCGGTCCCATTCTTCGCGGGCGGTTACCCGCCACGAACCTGTGGCAAATTCAGCCGCCTGCCCCTTGTTGACGCCCGCCTCGCCCCACTGCCCGCGAGCCTGAACAGCGGCGTAAGCCGAGCCAAAGTGCCGCGCAAGGCGTGCGGCAGAACGCGCGCCCAAACCACGGCAGTGCCGCAGGGCAAGGCTGGCCCAGTATTCCTTGCGGGCGGCTTCGTCCATGCATGCCCAGTTTCTGCCCTGCCGGGTCATGCCGCCCCCGCTGTCGGGGTCAGCACACATGCTCCGTCCATACTATCGGGCCAATCCGCGCGAACGGGCAACGCCCGCAGCCTCAGAGTTGGGAAACTGCGACAGAAGCTTCTTGTACGCCTGCGCCGCACCTTCCTTGTCGCCCATGCGGCTCAGGGTCATGCCGGTTTTCAGCAGGGCATCGGCATTCTTGTGGTGGCTGGGCCACTGGCTGTTGACCTTTTGGAACTGCGCCAGCGCTTCATTATATTTACCCTGAGCGTACAGACCCTCGCCTATCCAGTATTCCGCATTGGCGGCAAAACGGCCATGCGGGTACTCCTGCAAAAATGTCTGGAACCGGCTGATGCTCTCAGCGGCGCGGCCAGCCATGGCTGGCTGAAGGGCGGTCTTGTAGGCAGCCTCTTCACCCTTGCCGCTCTTGGGCAGCGAGGCGGGTTGCACTTCTGCCGGGGCTGCCGGAGTGGCGGCGAGAACTGGCGCTGCAGGCACAGCTGTGGGTGCTTTGGCAGCGGCCTTGCCTTTTGCCCCATTTTTTGCAGAGGTAGCGGGGGCTTCGCCGGGCAAGGGCGGCACAAGGCCAGGAATTTCTGGCGGCAGGGCCAGATCTGCCTGCGGCACTGCAGGCACGGGAACATCGGCATTGCCGCCAGCTGCCGCAACAGGCGGCAGCATGGGCTGAACCGGCGTGGCAGGCTTGGAGGGAGAGGCAGCCTCTGGCGGCAGGGCAAACGACGCTGCAGCAGTGGCACCGCCTGCGGAAGTTGCGGCGGGCGCTGTTTTGGCGGC
The Desulfovibrio sp. DNA segment above includes these coding regions:
- the queD gene encoding 6-carboxytetrahydropterin synthase QueD, which encodes MDIYVSLSFDAAHRLPAVPAGHKCGNLHGHTFVAEVYVQGEVSETSGWVVDFGDLKSIAKSYIDQLDHTYLNDIEGLENPTSENIAIWIWRKLEPHIKGLSKIVVKESPTSGAVYTGR
- the ybgF gene encoding tol-pal system protein YbgF; protein product: MKKLIVVPLTCLALAAGCASSGKVRQAESNSETNQKLLRETDHRLRTLEQSVNTLDTQVAQLNNRVYEVRTRGGQKTGMTVVPIIPPQPYKSAVATPAQPDAQLTKHGPVAVPTEESAASQQAATSQNAAQASARPSIAVASTSTPASSSGSTPASNQAINWNDPAATIRPIPAAPQREAASPAVESAQPAPKAVPVQAAPAEKPLTKAEARAAAKAEAKAAAEAAKAEAAAAKAAKTAPAATSAGGATAAASFALPPEAASPSKPATPVQPMLPPVAAAGGNADVPVPAVPQADLALPPEIPGLVPPLPGEAPATSAKNGAKGKAAAKAPTAVPAAPVLAATPAAPAEVQPASLPKSGKGEEAAYKTALQPAMAGRAAESISRFQTFLQEYPHGRFAANAEYWIGEGLYAQGKYNEALAQFQKVNSQWPSHHKNADALLKTGMTLSRMGDKEGAAQAYKKLLSQFPNSEAAGVARSRGLAR
- a CDS encoding biotin/lipoyl-binding protein; the encoded protein is MPEPIYLHLPEAPLKKHGRQFLRLLPIWVLVFLAAGAWWWIEAGRVTSTWAMLDGMVYAVSSEFPARVDAVAVREGDRVKKGQVIARLDVSGYAKRMAEAGKDVAGMRVMAGPPGMEETASRLRQAQAAEREITQRIAQARHEEDLKQKNREERVAEHVRAQLALRTLDSQGGEHAVGTSRYAAAKQAEMQTRLAKERAVVEFEQVSLVRAAMDQELARVRDETLRYKQMASRNRYAPQYVTGALGAAMNAAPQQVVDGNLYAPQDGRILRGLAVPGQTVQRGDPVALLLPEGKEAQKSFWIIAYFTQDAANALKPGQKCAVSLQNNVKLEGRIYDRLEPQSLPAGASVNSKEVAASKEAVASPQLYVPVRITISDGEGKQFEPGMVGKCEVMTRVFWD
- the dprA gene encoding DNA-processing protein DprA, whose translation is MCADPDSGGGMTRQGRNWACMDEAARKEYWASLALRHCRGLGARSAARLARHFGSAYAAVQARGQWGEAGVNKGQAAEFATGSWRVTAREEWDRSRDLSASIVLWTDPEYPALLRSIIDAPLVLYCRGDLSLLQSPGFAVVGSRKATRHGRSVAEYMARCLSACGIAIVSGMALGIDRVAHEAALARVGRSIGVLGTGIDVLYPPDNMVAFDAMERRGLLISEFAPGTVPHAGNFPIRNRIISGLSLGVLVVEAAQRSGSLITARLALEQNREVYAVPGPALDAHCLGCQDLVRQGARAVFCAEDVLRDLAEQLRPFGIDEQSVPEQEQGLQEDVPSATSAEMQAAKPSAPQAITNPAPAVSTESAPSATASEAPPLNDGERAAAEHAASTGESPDLVAYLRQHGPTHADVLADAAGISAAAANAALVGLEMLGKVRRLPGARYEAVS
- a CDS encoding tyrosine recombinase XerC → MNKRQNQQQKQPAPDRARLFVDAFLVWMEVQKGASSATLKAYGSDLAQLAEFLRGQDADLGRPETVTKRHIQAYLAWLFRLGDAKSSMARKLAAARSYFRFQQRTGAVAENVAAQVRNPRQEKRHPRALNVDETFALLDTEQKPGQTGVESAEAERLLCRDLALAELLYGSGLRISEALGLNIDDVQLSSRVLRVMGKGSRERLAPLSDTSCERLKSWLDERPLMALSDEPALFVGSRGSRLNRREAARIVERLCRRAGLDFTVSPHSLRHSFATHLLTAGADLRSVQELLGHSRLTTTQRYTQVSLEHLMEAYDKAHPKASKK
- a CDS encoding manganese-dependent inorganic pyrophosphatase; the encoded protein is MSALVIGHMNPDTDSIISAIAAADLYSKRGLDVTPAAQGAPTPETEFVLKKFGLTAPQVVADVAGKNLYLVDYSDIAQAPKGMDSACVLGIADHHKLGDVTTSAPLEAWIWPVGCTCTVLKNMFDFYGVEISKGIAGGMLCAILSDTVIFKSPTCTPADKKAVEELAKIAGVSDVMALGMEMFKVKSAVEGTSMKDLVFRDYKDFDMGGNKVGIGQLEVVDLSILEPVKAGLQAEIARVKGEGRHSVFLLLTDIMKEGSEMLIVSDDPSVVEKAFGVKAEGESVWLPGVMSRKKQVVPNFEKAFK